From a region of the Thermosipho melanesiensis BI429 genome:
- a CDS encoding archease: MEKKMYREINHTADVAYEIEANSFLEILNDILNILKENYLPSINCKNPKFHKYKIRENEDAIFDTVNDWIASIELGYFPVELDKDYVVKFCSFEHLDGTGFKALTYHNLKLERDKNKLKLKVVFDI, encoded by the coding sequence GTGGAGAAGAAGATGTATAGAGAAATAAACCATACCGCTGATGTGGCATATGAAATCGAAGCCAATTCTTTTTTAGAAATTTTAAACGATATCTTAAACATATTAAAAGAAAATTATTTACCAAGCATTAATTGCAAAAATCCTAAGTTTCATAAATACAAGATTAGAGAAAATGAAGATGCCATTTTTGATACGGTTAACGATTGGATAGCATCAATTGAGCTTGGGTACTTCCCCGTGGAACTAGACAAAGATTACGTTGTAAAATTCTGCTCTTTTGAACATTTGGATGGCACAGGTTTTAAGGCTTTAACGTATCACAATCTAAAACTTGAAAGAGATAAAAATAAGCTAAAATTAAAGGTGGTGTTTGATATATGA
- the gyrA gene encoding DNA gyrase subunit A: protein MEINRPIEEELKQSYLSYSMSVIIGRAIPDVRDGLKPVQRRILYSMYELGVTHNKPFKKSARIVGEVMGKYHPHGDAAIYDTLVRLAQDWSIRYTLVEGQGNFGSVDKDPPAAMRYTEARLSKISEELLEDIDKETINMMDNFDGSLKEPIVLPSKFPNLLANGSTGIAVGMTTNIPPHNISELVDGFLALIKNPQISIEELIEFIPGPDFPTGGEIIGRAGIREMYTTGKGSFTIRGKLHVEEDKKKKKIVITEIPYNVSKADLIKKIVEYAENSSLQIKDIRDESDKEGLRIVIEIPNNVNEDIIINNLYKHTQLQSSFHAQLLVIDKDKRPVLMNLKELMWAFVEHRFEVVRKRAQFFYKQYSKKAHILEGLIKASRSIDTIISVIRNSEDQNSAIKELMEMFDFTETQAKAIVDLRLGRLTKLEISKLIEDYNELVKKMKIEKELIGKDEKVYEKIIEELTYIKAQYGDSRKSEILDHEEREIKFNELELIPDKEVVISLTKKGYLKMMSLSTFRTQKRGGKGVTGSSLMNDDAIMEIIYTHLHGKTLFFTSKGKVYLLNNYQIEENSRTSKGKHISKYINIDKDEKILTMLSVDNFVGELFFVTKFGKVKRTSLKDFENINARGLRAINFDGNDSLVSVQKIENEKQTILIATKNGMSIRFPISEVRTMGRSAMGVTGIKLSKDDKVVSSALLSNDENYILTVTSLGYGKLTETSQYRIQKRAGLGIKNISDVSKTGYVVSVSYVLGNEDIMIFTKHGMSIKINISGLRALGRVTKGVKLLNLSEGDKIADIAIISGEEDV from the coding sequence ATGGAAATAAATAGGCCTATTGAAGAAGAATTAAAACAATCATATCTAAGTTACTCCATGAGCGTTATCATTGGAAGGGCCATACCTGATGTTAGAGATGGTCTAAAACCTGTACAAAGAAGAATATTGTACAGTATGTACGAACTTGGAGTAACCCATAACAAACCTTTCAAAAAGTCAGCACGTATTGTCGGTGAAGTAATGGGTAAATATCACCCACATGGTGATGCAGCAATCTACGATACGCTTGTAAGACTTGCACAAGATTGGTCTATTAGATATACACTGGTAGAAGGGCAAGGTAACTTTGGATCAGTTGATAAAGATCCACCAGCTGCAATGAGGTACACAGAAGCGCGACTTTCAAAAATTTCCGAAGAATTATTAGAAGATATAGACAAAGAAACGATTAATATGATGGACAATTTTGATGGAAGCCTCAAAGAACCCATTGTACTTCCATCAAAATTTCCAAATTTACTTGCAAATGGCTCAACAGGAATAGCAGTAGGTATGACAACTAATATTCCTCCTCACAACATTTCGGAGTTAGTCGATGGATTTTTAGCACTTATTAAAAACCCACAAATTTCAATAGAAGAACTTATTGAATTTATCCCAGGACCTGACTTTCCAACGGGCGGAGAAATAATTGGAAGAGCCGGGATCCGTGAAATGTATACCACGGGAAAAGGCAGCTTCACAATAAGGGGAAAATTACACGTTGAAGAAGACAAAAAAAAGAAAAAAATTGTCATTACGGAGATTCCTTACAACGTTAGTAAGGCAGATTTAATTAAAAAAATAGTTGAATATGCGGAAAATTCCTCATTACAAATAAAGGATATTAGAGATGAATCAGATAAAGAAGGATTAAGAATAGTAATTGAAATACCAAATAACGTAAATGAAGATATCATTATAAATAATTTATATAAACACACCCAATTACAAAGCTCTTTCCATGCGCAACTTTTGGTAATTGACAAAGATAAAAGACCTGTACTAATGAATTTAAAAGAATTGATGTGGGCTTTTGTTGAACATCGTTTTGAAGTAGTAAGAAAAAGAGCACAATTCTTCTACAAACAATATTCAAAGAAAGCCCACATCTTAGAGGGATTAATCAAAGCTTCCAGATCCATTGATACAATAATATCCGTTATTAGAAATAGCGAAGATCAAAACAGCGCTATAAAAGAACTTATGGAAATGTTTGATTTTACCGAAACACAAGCAAAAGCCATTGTGGATTTGCGATTGGGAAGATTAACAAAGCTTGAAATTTCAAAACTAATTGAAGACTACAACGAACTAGTTAAAAAGATGAAAATAGAAAAAGAACTCATAGGAAAAGATGAAAAAGTATACGAAAAAATAATAGAAGAATTAACGTACATTAAAGCACAATACGGAGACAGTAGAAAAAGTGAAATACTCGACCACGAAGAAAGAGAAATAAAATTCAATGAATTAGAATTAATTCCCGATAAAGAAGTGGTTATATCATTAACGAAGAAAGGTTATTTAAAAATGATGAGTTTATCAACCTTTAGGACGCAAAAAAGAGGTGGAAAAGGGGTAACAGGTTCTTCGTTGATGAACGACGATGCAATTATGGAGATAATATATACTCATCTCCATGGAAAAACCTTATTCTTTACATCAAAAGGGAAGGTATATTTACTAAACAATTATCAAATAGAAGAAAATTCAAGAACTAGTAAAGGGAAACACATATCAAAATATATAAATATAGATAAAGATGAAAAAATACTAACAATGCTATCTGTGGACAATTTTGTTGGAGAATTATTCTTTGTGACAAAATTTGGAAAAGTAAAAAGAACTTCTCTCAAAGACTTTGAAAATATTAATGCACGCGGGCTTCGTGCGATAAATTTTGATGGAAATGATAGTTTAGTTTCCGTTCAAAAAATAGAAAATGAAAAACAGACTATATTAATAGCAACCAAAAATGGAATGAGTATAAGATTCCCCATCTCTGAGGTTAGAACAATGGGGCGCTCTGCAATGGGAGTCACTGGCATAAAACTTTCAAAAGATGACAAAGTTGTAAGTTCAGCACTACTTTCAAATGATGAAAATTACATTTTAACCGTTACAAGTCTGGGATATGGAAAACTAACAGAAACTTCGCAATATAGAATACAAAAAAGAGCAGGTCTTGGAATAAAAAATATATCTGATGTATCAAAAACTGGTTATGTAGTAAGCGTTAGTTACGTTCTTGGTAATGAAGATATAATGATATTCACAAAACACGGCATGTCAATTAAGATAAATATAAGTGGCTTAAGAGCATTGGGAAGAGTAACAAAAGGTGTCAAATTATTGAACCTGTCTGAAGGTGATAAAATAGCTGATATTGCCATAATTAGTGGAGAAGAAGATGTATAG